One window of the Eucalyptus grandis isolate ANBG69807.140 chromosome 6, ASM1654582v1, whole genome shotgun sequence genome contains the following:
- the LOC104449376 gene encoding annexin D1: protein MALDAFCCTEPCDWSKIPICLQSIGIFGNVLTGVGQLSRNLEEALEELERDVPNSQHFANVATKITSTSSLAFLELSCTRSSQQLLLWKQAFHARYKKSPEEVVACHTTGDFRELLLSLMSSYRYGGDEVDLTLAKEEAKMLREKILEKAYSDKHLIWILASRSKAHHSSEFGNDINKDLKTDPKDKFLFMLRATVRCLTRPEKYFEKVLCLAIKRQGTDEAALIRVVVTRAEVDMKLITEEYQRKNNVPLHRAIVKDTHGEYEKMLLAMVGHADP from the exons ATGGCGCTTGATGCCTTTTGCTGCACCGAACCGTGCGATTGGTCAAAAATCCCGATATGTCTACAATCTATCGGGATTTTTGGCAACGTCTTGACGGGCGTGGGGCAATTATCCAGGAACTTGGAGGAGGCATTGGAGGAATTGGAGAGAGATGTTCCGAATTCCCAG CActttgcaaatgtagcaacaaAGATCACTTCGACTTCGAGCCTTGCTTTCTTGGAATTATCTTGCACTAGGTCTTCGCAGCAGTTGCTTCTGTGGAAACAAGCATTTCACGCTCGTTACAAGAAGTCGCCGGAAGAGGTCGTTGCTTGCCACACAACTGGAGATTTTCGTGAG CTGCTGCTGTCACTTATGAGCTCATACCGTTATGGTGGAGATGAGGTGGACTTGACTCTGGCGAAAGAAGAGGCTAAGATGCTCCGTGAGAAGATCTTAGAGAAGGCTTACAGTGACAAGCATCTCATATGGATTTTGGCCTCTAGGAGCAAAGCACATCACTCCAGTGAGTTTGGAAATGATATCAACAAG GATTTGAAAACTGATCCAaaagacaagttcctttttaTGCTGAGAGCTACAGTCAGGTGCCTGACTCGCCCTGAGAAGTATTTTGAGAAGGTCCTCTGTTTGGCTATCAAAAGGCAAGGAACAGATGAAGCGGCTCTGATTAGAGTGGTTGTTACCAGGGCTGAGGTCGACATGAAGTTAATAACTGAGGAGTACCAAAGAAAGAACAACGTCCCCCTCCATCGTGCCATTGTCAAGGACACTCATGGAGAGTATGAGAAAATGCTTCTGGCCATGGTTGGCCATGCAGACCCATAA